A single window of Salmo salar chromosome ssa21, Ssal_v3.1, whole genome shotgun sequence DNA harbors:
- the LOC106582536 gene encoding T-cell-specific surface glycoprotein CD28 has protein sequence MSLIIAKKSLTLSERLGNIKVRRFFFFFGGTLLLIIIMSLNLLTFLCLGLYLPVWNALKVSQPYRVVSHRGEVELFCSYHHTGRHEPEELRVTLHRGMYGEQEEQKVCTSSFTNKNTAFQTEGEGETTVTCRGQLGPGKVNLTISGLRGNDTDLYRCAIEVLYPPPYLRTFGNGTLLYITEEPGCFTPEAQRRDDITGETSVRLPLAGMTAATILIVISAIAILLVHQVLQRKRRFEAIIPMTSQNDGRFDYGNFQ, from the exons ATGTCGTTGATCATCGCAAAAAAATCTCTGACTCTTTCCGAAAGACTTGGCAATATAAAAGtcagaagatttttttttttttttggaggtACACTTcttctcatcatcatcatgagTCTCAACCTGTTGACATTTCTCTGTCTCGGTCTTTACCTCCCAGTGTGGAATG CCCTGAAGGTTTCCCAGCCGTACCGTGTGGTGAGTCATCGTGGTGAGGTGGAGTTGTTCTGCTCCTACCACCACACGGGGAGACATGAACCGGAGGAGCTAAGGGTCACTCTGCATCGGGGGATGTACGGGGAGCAGGAAGAACAGAAAGTGTGCACCTCCTCCTTCACCAACAAAAATACAGCCTTCCagacggagggagagggagagacgacgGTGACTTGTCGAGGCCAGTTAGGACCAGGCAAGGTGAACCTGACTATTTCTGGTCTCCGGGGTAACGACACCGACCTGTACCGCTGTGCCATAGAAGTCCTGTACCCTCCGCCGTACCTCAGGACGTTTGGGAATGGCACCCTTCTCTATATAACAG AGGAACCAGGGTGCTTTACCCCAGAGGCCCAGAGAAGAGATGATATAACAGGAGAAACATCAGTCAGACTACCCTTAGCAGGAATGACCGCTGCCACCATATTAATAGTAATCTCTGCAATTGCTATCCTCCTCGTTCATCAG GTTCTGCAGAGGAAGAGAAGATTTGAAGCAATAATACCAATGACATCACAGAATGACGGAAGATTTGATTATGGTAACTTCCAATGA